The following proteins are encoded in a genomic region of Musa acuminata AAA Group cultivar baxijiao chromosome BXJ2-11, Cavendish_Baxijiao_AAA, whole genome shotgun sequence:
- the LOC103972495 gene encoding protein ASYMMETRIC LEAVES 2-like, with translation MASSSPQVPVSSATASASPSSTSSPCAACKFLRRKCQPDCVFAPYFPPDQPQKFVHVHRVFGASNVTKLLNELHPYQREDAVNSLAYEADMRLRDPVYGCVGVISILQHQLRQLQMDLSCAKSELSKYQSAAAVAAAAAAGTPGTSFGATSPVTAATGHGFINVNHPIGMTGFVYGRDQFFPAAARDPTHNLHMMLRNYDADLATRLASNGAYDADLAAAMNATSAAAFGLFGGQFSKPSAAGGDERPGIGPL, from the coding sequence ATGGCGTCGTCATCGCCCCAGGTCCCGGTCTCCTCGGCCACGGCGTCCGCTTCGCCATCCTCCACCAGCTCCCCGTGCGCCGCCTGCAAATTCCTCCGCCGCAAGTGCCAGCCCGACTGCGTCTTCGCCCCTTACTTCCCGCCGGACCAGCCGCAGAAGTTCGTGCACGTCCACCGCGTCTTCGGTGCCAGCAACGTCACCAAGCTTCTCAACGAGCTGCACCCCTACCAGCGGGAGGACGCCGTCAACTCGCTCGCCTACGAGGCCGACATGCGTCTCCGTGACCCCGTCTACGGTTGCGTCGGCGTCATCTCCATCCTCCAGCACCAGCTGCGGCAGCTCCAGATGGACCTTTCCTGCGCCAAGTCGGAGCTCTCCAAGTACCAGtcagccgccgccgtcgccgctgccgccgctgccggAACTCCCGGCACCAGCTTCGGTGCCACCTCCCCTGTCACCGCCGCCACCGGGCATGGGTTCATCAACGTCAACCATCCAATTGGAATGACGGGGTTCGTGTACGGGCGGGATCAGTTCTTCCCGGCTGCGGCAAGGGATCCTACCCACAACCTCCACATGATGCTGAGGAATTACGACGCAGATCTGGCAACGAGGTTGGCTTCCAACGGTGCTTATGATGCAGATCTGGCGGCAGCGATGAATGCGACATCAGCCGCAGCTTTCGGACTGTTTGGCGGGCAGTTCTCGAAGCCGAGTGCGGCCGGCGGGGATGAGCGCCCAGGCATCGGTCCTTTGTAG
- the LOC135627145 gene encoding premnaspirodiene oxygenase-like: MDLLQLPSVPIFLCSLLFFLVLTKKWIAKYKGPNTRLPPGPWNLPLIGSMHHLVGQLPFRALRHLARKHGPLMLVRIGQVDVAVASSREAAEEILQKHGDNFASRPALAASQIVLYGASDIGWSPFGPYWKQMRRICFTELLGGKRTRFFSSIRMELTHELMRDISKSETAPVNLSDKLFRLANAIICRAAFGKHREHRECFVSIVKDTYQVLGGFCLADTFPSLKFLDVLTGVMSHMHRLHHQIDEVLDEILREHQDDAVTGDDGGRVEDLVDVLLRLKDDPRLEIPLTMDSIKAAILDMFAAGTETSSTVVEWAMSELIRHPSIMERAQKEVREALKGKNRVEESDMDKLNYMKLIIKETLRLHPSVSLLPRLCRETCEVMGYKIEAGTRVFVNAWAICRDPQYWDDAESFKPERFEGSSIDFKGFDFEYLPFGAGRRICPAIDFGLTVVELALANLLFHFDWKMPNGMKPEELDMREKMALVVPRQTELKLLATSRIPVPATI, translated from the exons ATGGATCTGCTTCAGCTCCCTTCCGTTCCCATCTTCCTctgctccctcctcttcttcctcgtcctGACGAAGAAATGGATCGCCAAGTACAAAGGCCCAAACACCAGACTTCCCCCCGGCCCGTGGAATCTGCCTCTCATCGGAAGCATGCACCACCTGGTCGGGCAACTACCCTTCCGCGCACTTCGCCACCTCGCTCGCAAGCACGGCCCCCTCATGCTCGTCAGGATCGGCCAGGTGGACGTTGCGGTCGCCTCCTCACGCGAAGCCGCCGAGGAGATCTTACAGAAACATGGTGACAACTTCGCTTCCCGTCCCGCGCTCGCCGCATCGCAGATCGTTCTCTATGGCGCCTCCGACATCGGCTGGTCCCCCTTCGGCCCTTACTGGAAACAGATGCGCCGGATCTGCTTCACGGAGCTGCTCGGCGGCAAGCGCACCCGATTCTTCTCCTCCATCAGGATGGAACTGACCCATGAACTGATGAGAGACATCTCCAAGTCGGAAACAGCTCCCGTCAACCTGAGCGACAAGCTGTTCCGTCTTGCCAACGCCATCATCTGCCGTGCGGCGTTCGGTAAACACCGTGAGCATCGAGAGTGTTTCGTCTCGATCGTCAAGGATACGTACCAAGTCCTCGGAGGTTTCTGCTTGGCCGACACGTTTCCGTCGCTCAAGTTCCTTGACGTCCTCACCggtgtcatgtcacacatgcaCCGGCTTCACCATCAGATCGATGAGGTCCTAGACGAGATACTCAGGGAGCACCAGGATGATGCCGTCACGGGCGACGATGGTGGGCGAGTGGAGGACTTGGTCGACGTGCTGCTGAGGCTTAAGGACGATCCCCGGCTGGAAATTCCCTTGACGATGGACAGTATAAAGGCTGCGATCTTG GACATGTTCGCGGCGGGCACCGAGACCTCATCGACCGTCGTTGAATGGGCCATGTCGGAGTTGATCAGGCACCCCTCGATCATGGAGAGAGCGCAAAAGGAAGTGAGGGAAGCTCTGAAAGGAAAAAACAGAGTCGAAGAGAGTGACATGGATAAGCTAAACTACATGAAGCTAATTATCAAAGAGACGCTAAGGCTTCACCCATCAGTCTCGCTGTTACCAAGATTGTGCAGGGAGACCTGCGAAGTGATGGGCTACAAGATAGAAGCCGGCACTCGCGTCTTCGTCAATGCATGGGCGATCTGCAGGGATCCGCAGTACTGGGACGACGCCGAGAGCTTCAAGCCGGAGAGGTTCGAGGGGAGTTCCATAGATTTCAAGGGATTCGACTTCGAGTACTTGCCGTTCGGAGCTGGCAGAAGGATCTGCCCGGCGATCGACTTCGGGCTGACCGTGGTGGAGCTCGCCCTGGCTAATCTCCTCTTCCACTTCGACTGGAAGATGCCCAATGGAATGAAACCCGAGGAGCTCGACATGCGTGAGAAGATGGCACTCGTTGTACCAAGGCAAACCGAGCTAAAGTTGCTTGCTACTTCAAGAATTCCTGTCCCCGCTACTATCTGA